From Rhodococcus antarcticus, the proteins below share one genomic window:
- a CDS encoding NAD(P)/FAD-dependent oxidoreductase, which yields MGNGRTRVLVIGGGFGGLFCARKLGGADVDVTLLDRAAGHVFQPLLYQCATGTLSVGQISRSLREELAGHRNVTTLLGDAVDLDPAARRVTARRPDATSYTLDYDVLVLAAGMRQSYFGHEEFARWAPGMKTLDDALTIRRRLFGAFEIAETLPPGPERDSWLTFVVTGGGPTGVELAGQIREMATRALAHEFHSINPTDARVLLFDGGDRLLTSFAPGLSGKATRTLEQLGVEVHLGVHVTDVRRDGVTVSPKAGGPDEEHTARTVLWTAGVEAVPFARRVAEVLGATSDRSGRIAVDADLTVPGHPEVFVIGDLAGRDHLPGVAENAMQGGLHAAACIRADLAGAPRTPYRYRDLGSAAYISRGHALLQAGPVKLAGFPGWLGWGLIHIAFLTGVQNRVSTVATWLGTIARARRTDRAFLLGTSTSPEQPYTWSTGEPDVASTS from the coding sequence GTGGGCAACGGGCGGACGAGGGTGCTGGTCATCGGTGGCGGGTTCGGCGGGCTGTTCTGCGCCCGGAAGCTCGGTGGTGCGGACGTGGACGTCACGCTCCTGGACCGCGCGGCCGGACACGTGTTCCAGCCGCTGCTCTACCAGTGCGCCACGGGCACGCTCAGCGTCGGCCAGATCAGCCGCTCGCTGCGCGAGGAGCTCGCGGGCCACCGCAACGTCACGACCCTGCTCGGGGACGCCGTCGACCTCGACCCCGCGGCCCGCCGCGTCACCGCCCGCCGGCCGGACGCCACCAGCTACACGCTCGACTACGACGTGCTCGTGCTGGCCGCGGGCATGCGGCAGTCCTACTTCGGTCACGAGGAGTTCGCGAGGTGGGCGCCGGGGATGAAGACCCTCGACGACGCCCTCACCATCCGGCGGCGGCTGTTCGGCGCGTTCGAGATCGCCGAGACGCTGCCCCCGGGTCCCGAGCGGGACTCCTGGCTCACCTTCGTCGTGACCGGGGGAGGTCCCACGGGGGTGGAGCTGGCCGGGCAGATCCGGGAGATGGCCACCCGCGCCCTGGCCCACGAGTTCCACAGCATCAACCCCACCGACGCCCGGGTGCTGCTGTTCGACGGAGGGGACCGGCTGCTGACGAGCTTCGCCCCCGGGCTGTCGGGCAAGGCCACCCGGACCCTGGAGCAGCTGGGGGTGGAGGTTCACCTGGGGGTGCACGTCACCGACGTCCGCCGTGACGGGGTCACCGTCTCGCCGAAGGCCGGTGGCCCCGACGAGGAGCACACCGCCCGGACCGTCCTGTGGACCGCGGGGGTGGAGGCCGTGCCCTTCGCGCGCCGGGTCGCGGAGGTGCTCGGAGCCACCAGCGACCGGTCGGGGCGCATCGCCGTCGACGCCGACCTGACCGTTCCCGGTCACCCGGAGGTGTTCGTCATCGGCGACCTCGCCGGGCGCGACCACCTTCCCGGCGTGGCCGAGAACGCCATGCAGGGCGGCCTGCACGCGGCGGCCTGCATCCGGGCCGACCTCGCCGGCGCACCCCGCACGCCCTACCGGTACCGGGACCTCGGCTCGGCGGCCTACATCAGCCGAGGGCACGCCCTGCTGCAGGCCGGCCCGGTGAAGCTGGCCGGGTTCCCGGGCTGGCTCGGCTGGGGTCTCATCCACATCGCCTTCCTCACCGGCGTGCAGAACCGGGTCAGCACCGTCGCCACCTGGCTGGGCACCATCGCCCGGGCACGTCGGACCGACCGCGCGTTCCTGCTCGGCACCTCGACGTCCCCGGAGCAGCCCTACACCTGGTCGACCGGAGAGCCGGACGTAGCCTCGACGTCATGA
- a CDS encoding CBS domain-containing protein, translating to MIPSGATVREVAVTAPKTLPADTTVGEVRAAFTDAHVHVVLLVDTTRRTSDRRPLTLLLGTLLRSDLPDGAAGSSAALGLATLAGRTVDPATPALDAHRRLVATGQRRLAVVGPRRELVGLLCLRADGSSFCTDAGVAARECDRAAAAGRG from the coding sequence GTGATCCCCTCCGGAGCGACCGTGCGCGAGGTGGCGGTCACCGCTCCGAAGACGCTGCCCGCGGACACCACCGTCGGGGAGGTGCGGGCCGCCTTCACCGACGCCCACGTGCACGTGGTGCTGCTCGTCGACACCACCCGGCGCACCTCCGATCGACGCCCTCTCACGCTGCTCCTCGGAACCCTGCTCCGCAGCGACCTCCCGGACGGCGCGGCGGGGTCCTCGGCCGCCCTCGGGCTGGCGACCCTCGCCGGGCGCACGGTGGACCCGGCGACCCCCGCCCTGGACGCCCACCGCCGGCTCGTCGCCACCGGGCAGCGGCGCCTGGCCGTGGTGGGACCGCGGCGGGAGCTGGTGGGGCTGCTGTGCCTGCGGGCCGACGGCAGCAGCTTCTGCACCGACGCGGGTGTGGCAGCCCGGGAGTGCGATCGCGCAGCTGCCGCGGGACGTGGCTAG
- a CDS encoding putative quinol monooxygenase, giving the protein MTTIVHLELQLDAGRLEEAATVIRETLEATRAWPGNEGLEVIVDDADPARVVVVEQWASTADHDAYAAWRLTPEGAHQLAEIVVARPVKTIYSRRIPLDS; this is encoded by the coding sequence ATGACCACGATCGTCCACCTCGAGCTCCAGCTCGACGCCGGCCGGCTCGAGGAGGCCGCGACCGTCATCCGGGAGACCCTCGAGGCCACCCGCGCGTGGCCCGGCAACGAGGGGCTCGAGGTGATCGTCGACGATGCGGACCCCGCCCGGGTGGTCGTCGTCGAGCAGTGGGCGAGCACGGCTGACCACGACGCCTACGCCGCCTGGCGGCTGACCCCCGAGGGGGCCCACCAGCTCGCCGAGATCGTCGTCGCGCGCCCGGTCAAGACGATCTACTCCCGACGGATCCCCCTCGACTCCTGA
- a CDS encoding saccharopine dehydrogenase family protein: MTTRDLDLVLHGATGFVGALTAAHLAAAAPAGTRIALSGRSAKKLRAVRDALGPAAAGWELVVADATDQDALDELARRTTAVITTVGPYAAHGMPLARACARAGTHYGDLTGEPLFVRRCIDELDATAVASGARIVSSCGFDSVPSDLSVLLLHQRVAADAAGSLGDTTMVAVAKGGVSGGTIASGRGQMAAVAADPSLGAVLADPYTLSPDRAREPDLGPQSDRALQRAATIDPSLTGWVASFLMAYHNTRIVRRSAALLDWSYGPTFRYREVMSTGSSFAAPVLAAGMAGALAGYDLLGPLVSRGVGLKVLDRVAPKPGTGPDEATREGGYFTLRTYTRTTTGDRYRATFAAQGDPGYKATAVLLGEAGLALALDGERLPVAAGVLTPATALGEVLADRLRAAGMTITVDRLR; encoded by the coding sequence ATGACGACCCGAGATCTCGACCTCGTCCTGCACGGAGCGACCGGGTTCGTCGGAGCGCTGACCGCGGCCCACCTGGCCGCCGCCGCCCCCGCGGGCACCCGCATCGCCCTCTCCGGCCGCTCGGCGAAGAAGCTGCGCGCCGTGCGGGACGCCCTGGGCCCCGCCGCCGCGGGCTGGGAGCTGGTCGTGGCCGACGCCACCGACCAGGACGCGCTGGACGAGCTCGCCCGGCGGACGACGGCCGTGATCACCACCGTGGGCCCGTACGCCGCCCACGGGATGCCGCTGGCCCGGGCCTGCGCCCGGGCGGGCACGCACTACGGCGACCTCACCGGTGAGCCGCTGTTCGTCCGGCGCTGCATCGACGAGCTCGACGCCACCGCGGTCGCCTCCGGGGCGCGGATCGTCAGCTCGTGCGGGTTCGACTCCGTCCCGTCGGACCTCAGCGTGCTCCTGCTGCACCAGCGGGTGGCCGCCGACGCCGCGGGCTCCCTGGGCGACACGACGATGGTGGCCGTGGCCAAGGGTGGCGTGAGCGGGGGCACGATCGCCTCCGGGCGCGGGCAGATGGCCGCCGTCGCTGCCGATCCGTCGCTGGGTGCCGTGCTGGCCGACCCGTACACGCTGAGCCCGGACCGGGCCCGGGAGCCCGACCTCGGACCGCAGTCCGACCGGGCCCTGCAGCGTGCCGCGACGATCGACCCGAGCCTGACCGGGTGGGTCGCCAGCTTCCTGATGGCCTACCACAACACGCGGATCGTCCGGCGCAGCGCGGCGCTGCTGGACTGGTCCTACGGGCCGACGTTCCGCTACCGAGAGGTGATGAGCACGGGCAGCTCGTTCGCGGCACCCGTGCTCGCCGCCGGGATGGCCGGGGCCCTGGCCGGCTACGACCTCCTCGGCCCACTCGTCTCCCGCGGGGTGGGGCTGAAGGTCCTCGACCGCGTGGCGCCCAAGCCCGGCACCGGGCCGGACGAGGCCACCCGCGAGGGGGGGTACTTCACCCTGCGCACCTACACCCGCACCACCACCGGCGACCGCTACCGGGCGACCTTCGCCGCCCAGGGCGACCCCGGGTACAAGGCCACGGCGGTCCTGCTCGGCGAGGCCGGCCTCGCCCTGGCCCTGGACGGTGAGCGCCTGCCCGTCGCGGCCGGGGTGCTCACCCCCGCCACCGCCCTCGGTGAGGTGCTCGCCGACCGGTTGCGCGCCGCAGGCATGACGATCACCGTCGACCGGCTCCGCTGA
- a CDS encoding Pr6Pr family membrane protein, with protein MSVRLALAFLGFSAVVTEIATLVARGVFVPANFFSYFTIESNVLAVVSLVLGAVAAATRTRSTGLEVFRGAVALYMTTVALVFIVLLSNRPANELTAVPWDNTVLHYLMPAAVLLDWVLSGRSAAVPYRRALLWLAVPAAYLVHSLVRGRVVGWYPYPFLDPATAGYAGVALTSAVVAVVLAAVTWVVARAPGWVPGTRS; from the coding sequence GTGTCCGTCCGGCTGGCGCTGGCGTTCCTCGGGTTCAGCGCGGTCGTCACCGAGATCGCCACCCTGGTGGCCCGGGGCGTCTTCGTGCCGGCGAACTTCTTCAGCTACTTCACCATCGAGTCCAACGTGCTGGCCGTGGTGAGCCTCGTGCTGGGCGCCGTGGCCGCAGCCACGAGGACCCGCTCCACGGGGCTCGAGGTGTTCCGGGGCGCGGTCGCGCTGTACATGACCACCGTCGCGCTCGTGTTCATCGTGCTGCTGTCGAACCGTCCCGCGAACGAGCTCACCGCGGTGCCGTGGGACAACACCGTGCTGCACTACCTCATGCCGGCCGCGGTCCTGCTCGACTGGGTGCTGAGCGGACGGTCCGCGGCGGTGCCCTACCGGCGAGCCCTGCTGTGGCTGGCGGTGCCGGCCGCCTACCTCGTCCACAGCCTGGTGCGCGGTCGGGTGGTCGGCTGGTACCCCTACCCGTTCCTGGACCCCGCGACGGCCGGCTACGCCGGGGTGGCCCTGACCTCCGCGGTCGTCGCCGTCGTCCTCGCCGCCGTGACGTGGGTGGTGGCCCGGGCCCCTGGCTGGGTGCCCGGGACGCGGTCCTGA
- the ppsA gene encoding phosphoenolpyruvate synthase, which yields MSTDTTAEDNVRWFAEIGLGDLEVVGGKNSSLGEMISNLADAGVSVPDGFATTASAYQRFLGDTGLADRINDQLRALDTDDVRALAAAGKEIRTLVVEQPFPPALEADVRAAYDQLVGGDAEASFAVRSSATAEDLPDASFAGQQETFLNVRGIDAVLQAIREVYASLYNDRAIAYRVHHGFAHEAVSLSAGVQRMVRSDVGASGVLFTMDTESGFRDAVFVTSAYGLGEGVVQGAVNPDEFYVYKPALAAGRPAILKRGVGEKATKMVYTDDATVGRTTEFVDVDPAQRGLLSLSDDEVEELARQAVKIEEHYGRPMDVEWGKDGLTGKISILQARPETVQSRTGSTTERFRLTGTGNVVVEGRAIGQKIGAGAVRVLSDIEEMDSFTPGDVLVADMTDPDWEPIMKRASAIVTNRGGRTCHAAIIARELGIPAVVGTGDATRTLSDGQEVTVSCAEGDTGLVYEGLVDFEVEQTRLDAMPEIPTKIMMNVGTPEQAFAFSRLPHAGVGLARLEFIINRQVGVHPRALLELDTLDAPLKAKITERIAAYPSARAYFVQRVAEGISMIAAAFAPEPVIVRMSDFKSNEYANLLGGEAYEPHEENPMLGYRGASRYLSADFAECFAMECEALRHVRDEMGLTNVKIMIPFVRTVSEIVGVVELLASHGLRRGENDLSVVMMCELPSNALLADAFLDHVDGFSIGSNDMTQLVLGLDRDSSLVAAGFDERDPAVLAVIEMAITACLARGKYVGICGQGPSDHPDLAEWLVDKGIETMSLNPDTVVDTWLHLAKTRR from the coding sequence ATGAGCACGGACACCACCGCAGAGGACAACGTCCGCTGGTTCGCCGAGATCGGGCTGGGGGACCTGGAGGTCGTCGGCGGGAAGAACTCCTCGCTCGGCGAGATGATCTCCAACCTGGCCGACGCCGGGGTCAGCGTGCCGGACGGCTTCGCCACCACGGCGTCGGCCTACCAGCGCTTCCTCGGCGACACCGGCCTCGCGGACCGCATCAACGACCAGCTGCGCGCCCTGGACACCGACGACGTGCGGGCGCTGGCCGCCGCGGGCAAGGAGATCCGAACGCTGGTGGTCGAGCAGCCGTTCCCGCCCGCGCTGGAGGCCGACGTCCGCGCGGCCTACGACCAGCTCGTCGGGGGTGACGCGGAGGCCTCGTTCGCCGTCCGCTCCAGCGCCACCGCGGAGGACCTCCCGGACGCCTCCTTCGCCGGGCAGCAGGAGACCTTCCTGAACGTGCGCGGCATCGACGCCGTGCTGCAGGCCATCCGCGAGGTCTACGCCTCCCTCTACAACGACCGCGCCATCGCCTACCGGGTGCACCACGGCTTCGCCCACGAGGCGGTCTCGCTCTCGGCCGGGGTGCAGCGGATGGTGCGTTCCGACGTCGGGGCGTCCGGGGTGCTGTTCACCATGGACACCGAGTCCGGCTTCCGCGACGCGGTGTTCGTGACCTCGGCCTACGGCCTCGGTGAGGGTGTGGTGCAGGGCGCGGTGAACCCCGACGAGTTCTACGTCTACAAGCCGGCCCTGGCGGCCGGCCGCCCGGCGATCCTCAAGCGCGGGGTGGGCGAGAAGGCCACCAAGATGGTCTACACCGACGACGCGACCGTCGGGCGCACGACCGAGTTCGTGGACGTGGACCCCGCCCAGCGCGGGCTGCTCTCGCTGTCCGACGACGAGGTGGAGGAGCTGGCCCGGCAGGCGGTGAAGATCGAGGAGCACTACGGCCGCCCGATGGACGTCGAGTGGGGCAAGGACGGCCTGACGGGGAAGATCTCCATCCTCCAGGCGCGGCCCGAGACGGTCCAGAGCCGTACCGGCAGCACCACCGAGCGCTTCCGGCTCACCGGCACCGGGAACGTGGTCGTCGAGGGTCGCGCCATCGGTCAGAAGATCGGGGCGGGCGCGGTCCGGGTGCTCTCCGACATCGAGGAGATGGACTCCTTCACCCCCGGCGACGTGCTCGTGGCCGACATGACCGACCCCGACTGGGAGCCGATCATGAAGCGGGCCTCGGCCATCGTCACCAACCGCGGCGGGCGCACCTGCCACGCCGCGATCATCGCCCGCGAGCTGGGCATCCCTGCCGTCGTCGGCACCGGCGACGCCACCCGCACCCTGTCCGACGGCCAGGAGGTCACCGTCTCCTGCGCCGAGGGCGACACCGGCCTGGTGTACGAGGGCCTGGTCGACTTCGAGGTGGAGCAGACCCGGCTCGACGCCATGCCCGAGATCCCCACCAAGATCATGATGAACGTGGGGACCCCGGAGCAGGCGTTCGCGTTCTCCCGGCTGCCGCACGCCGGCGTGGGGCTCGCGCGGCTCGAGTTCATCATCAACCGCCAGGTCGGGGTGCACCCCCGCGCGCTGCTGGAGCTCGACACCCTGGACGCCCCGCTGAAGGCGAAGATCACCGAGCGGATCGCGGCCTACCCCTCGGCCCGGGCGTACTTCGTGCAGCGGGTGGCCGAGGGCATCTCGATGATCGCCGCGGCCTTCGCACCGGAGCCGGTGATCGTGCGGATGAGCGACTTCAAGAGCAACGAGTACGCGAACCTGCTCGGCGGGGAGGCCTACGAGCCGCACGAGGAGAACCCGATGCTGGGCTACCGCGGCGCGTCCCGCTACCTCTCGGCCGACTTCGCGGAGTGCTTCGCCATGGAGTGCGAGGCGCTGCGGCACGTCCGCGACGAGATGGGGCTGACCAACGTCAAGATCATGATCCCGTTCGTGCGCACGGTGAGCGAGATCGTGGGCGTCGTCGAGCTGCTGGCCAGCCACGGCCTGCGTCGCGGGGAGAACGACCTCTCGGTGGTGATGATGTGCGAGCTGCCCTCCAACGCGCTGCTGGCCGACGCCTTCCTCGACCACGTCGACGGGTTCTCCATCGGCTCCAACGACATGACGCAGCTGGTGCTGGGCCTGGACCGCGACTCCAGCCTGGTCGCGGCCGGCTTCGACGAGAGGGATCCCGCGGTGCTCGCCGTCATCGAGATGGCCATCACGGCCTGCCTGGCGCGCGGCAAGTACGTCGGCATCTGCGGGCAGGGGCCCAGCGACCACCCGGACCTCGCGGAGTGGCTGGTGGACAAGGGGATCGAGACGATGTCGCTGAACCCCGACACCGTCGTCGACACCTGGCTCCACCTGGCGAAGACGCGCCGGTGA
- a CDS encoding pyruvate, water dikinase regulatory protein: MTAAVSTPDDDHVVPVFFLSDSTGISAETMGNALLIQFPDVSFERTLIPFISTVEQAREVVAQLDEAMEGPVTPLVFTTAAVDEVREELLRTRAPIIDFFGMHMGMVEAQLGQRGLREARRLHGVGDVRRYNSRMAAIEFAIEHDDGLGTRGLDRADVVLLAPSRCGKTPTAMYLALQHGLFVANYPLVDEDLETTDLPRPVQDLAGRCFGLTTTASRLSRVRQERRPDSRYASEDQCRWELRQAGEMYSTHHLPTVDTSAASVEEIAAVVIQTLARQRRADERSGRDQPRGRTTRA, encoded by the coding sequence GTGACCGCCGCGGTCAGCACCCCCGACGACGACCACGTCGTGCCCGTGTTCTTCCTCTCCGACAGCACCGGGATCAGCGCGGAGACGATGGGCAACGCGCTGCTCATCCAGTTTCCCGACGTGTCCTTCGAGCGGACCCTCATCCCCTTCATCTCGACCGTCGAGCAGGCCCGTGAGGTGGTCGCGCAGCTCGACGAGGCCATGGAGGGGCCGGTGACCCCGCTGGTGTTCACCACCGCGGCCGTGGACGAGGTGCGCGAGGAGCTGCTGCGCACCAGGGCCCCCATCATCGACTTCTTCGGGATGCACATGGGGATGGTGGAGGCCCAGCTGGGCCAGCGCGGGCTGCGCGAGGCCCGCCGGCTGCACGGGGTGGGCGACGTCCGGCGCTACAACAGCCGGATGGCCGCCATCGAGTTCGCCATCGAGCACGACGACGGCCTGGGCACGCGCGGGCTCGACCGGGCCGACGTGGTGCTGCTGGCCCCCTCGCGCTGCGGCAAGACCCCCACCGCGATGTACCTGGCCCTGCAGCACGGACTCTTCGTGGCCAACTACCCCCTCGTCGACGAGGACCTGGAGACCACCGACCTGCCGCGCCCCGTCCAGGACCTCGCCGGCCGGTGCTTCGGGCTGACCACGACGGCGTCGCGGCTGAGCCGGGTGCGCCAGGAGCGTCGCCCCGACTCCCGGTACGCCTCCGAGGACCAGTGCCGGTGGGAGCTTCGGCAGGCGGGCGAGATGTACTCCACCCACCACCTGCCCACCGTCGACACCTCGGCGGCGTCGGTCGAGGAGATCGCCGCCGTCGTCATCCAGACCCTGGCCCGCCAGCGGCGCGCCGACGAGCGCTCCGGCCGTGACCAACCCCGAGGAAGGACCACCCGCGCATGA
- a CDS encoding ATP-binding cassette domain-containing protein, with product MPQPPIPDVATAPTGAATTSRAGATSAVPADGHDLIRVRGARVNNLQDVSLDIPKRRLTVFTGVSGSGKSSLVFGTIAAESQRMINETYSAFLRGFMPTITRPDVDLLDGLTTAIIVDQERLGADPRSTVGTATDANALLRILFSRLGRPHLGPPQAFSFNVASLSGAGAVTVERGGRTVKERRSFRVTGGMCPRCEGRGSVTDIDLTALYDETKSLREDPFTIPGYSMEGWFGRIFLGSGYFDPDKPIRRYTSRELRDLLHREATKITVDGINLTYEGLIPRLKRSVLSKDVDALQPHVRAFVERAVTFATCPDCDGTRLTAGARSSTIGGTSIADACALQISDLAAWVHGLDEPTVAPLLEGLGATLDSFVEIGLGYLSLDRRSGTLSGGEAQRTKMIRHLGSSLTDVTYVFDEPSTGLHPHDVEQMNHLLLQLRDKGNTVLVVEHEPEMIAIADHVVDLGPGAGDGGGRIVFEGTVAGLRASGTVTGCHLADRAALKPTLRTPSGVLRVRGATTHNLRDVDVDIPLGVLVVVTGVAGSGKSSLVHGSVSGREGVVSVDQGVLRGSRRSNPATYTGLLDPVRTAFAKANGVKAALFSSNSEGACPACNGSGVVQTDLAVVAAVATVCEVCEGRRFDAAVLQHRLGGKDISEVLALSVSQAAEFFGEGGVRLPAARVILGRLVDVGLGYLTLGQPLSTLSGGERQRVKLATHLGEKGGLYVLDEPTTGLHLADVERLLGLLDRLVDDGRSVVVIEHHQAVVAHADWIIDLGPGAGHDGGRVVFEGTPADLVASRATLTGTHLAAHVGR from the coding sequence GTGCCGCAGCCGCCCATCCCCGACGTCGCGACAGCCCCGACCGGAGCGGCGACGACGAGCAGAGCGGGGGCGACGAGCGCGGTCCCCGCGGACGGCCACGACCTGATCCGGGTGCGCGGTGCGCGGGTGAACAACCTGCAGGACGTCAGCCTCGACATCCCCAAGCGGCGGCTGACGGTGTTCACCGGGGTCTCCGGCTCGGGCAAGAGCTCGCTGGTCTTCGGCACGATCGCTGCGGAGTCCCAGCGCATGATCAACGAGACCTACAGCGCCTTCCTGCGGGGCTTCATGCCCACCATCACCCGACCGGACGTGGACCTGCTCGACGGGCTGACCACGGCGATCATCGTCGACCAGGAGCGCCTCGGCGCCGACCCCCGCTCCACCGTGGGCACGGCCACCGACGCGAACGCGCTGCTGCGCATCCTGTTCAGCCGCCTCGGCCGGCCGCACCTCGGCCCGCCCCAGGCGTTCTCGTTCAACGTGGCGTCCCTCTCGGGGGCCGGGGCGGTGACCGTCGAGCGGGGCGGACGGACGGTGAAGGAGCGGCGGAGCTTCCGCGTCACCGGCGGGATGTGCCCGCGCTGCGAGGGTCGAGGCTCGGTCACCGACATCGACCTGACGGCGCTCTACGACGAGACGAAGTCGCTCCGCGAGGACCCGTTCACCATCCCCGGCTACAGCATGGAGGGATGGTTCGGGCGCATCTTCCTCGGCTCGGGCTACTTCGACCCGGACAAGCCGATCCGCCGGTACACGAGCAGGGAGCTGCGCGACCTCCTGCACCGGGAGGCGACCAAGATCACGGTGGACGGCATCAACCTCACCTACGAGGGTCTGATCCCCAGGCTGAAGAGGTCGGTGCTGTCCAAGGACGTCGACGCGCTCCAGCCGCACGTGCGGGCCTTCGTGGAGCGCGCGGTCACCTTCGCCACCTGCCCCGACTGCGACGGCACCCGGCTCACCGCCGGAGCCCGCTCGTCGACCATCGGGGGCACGAGCATCGCCGACGCGTGCGCCCTGCAGATCAGCGACCTCGCCGCGTGGGTCCACGGCCTCGACGAGCCGACGGTGGCGCCGCTGCTGGAAGGGCTGGGGGCCACCCTGGACTCCTTCGTGGAGATCGGTCTCGGCTACCTCTCGCTCGACCGCCGGTCCGGCACCCTCTCCGGGGGCGAGGCGCAGCGGACGAAGATGATCCGCCACCTCGGCTCCAGCCTCACCGACGTCACCTACGTCTTCGACGAGCCGTCGACCGGGCTGCACCCGCACGACGTGGAGCAGATGAACCACCTGCTGCTCCAGCTGCGGGACAAGGGCAACACGGTGCTGGTGGTGGAGCACGAGCCGGAGATGATCGCCATCGCCGACCACGTCGTCGACCTCGGTCCCGGCGCGGGCGACGGGGGCGGCCGCATCGTCTTCGAGGGAACGGTGGCGGGGCTGCGGGCCAGTGGCACCGTCACCGGGTGCCACCTCGCCGACCGGGCGGCGCTGAAGCCCACCCTGCGGACGCCGTCCGGGGTGCTGCGGGTGCGCGGGGCCACCACCCACAACCTGCGGGACGTCGATGTCGACATCCCCCTCGGGGTGCTCGTGGTCGTCACCGGGGTGGCCGGCTCGGGGAAGAGCTCGCTGGTGCACGGGTCAGTCTCCGGGCGCGAGGGCGTGGTGTCGGTCGACCAGGGCGTGCTGCGCGGCTCGCGGCGCAGCAACCCCGCGACGTACACGGGCCTGCTCGATCCCGTCCGCACGGCGTTCGCCAAGGCCAACGGCGTCAAGGCGGCGCTGTTCAGCTCCAACAGCGAGGGGGCCTGCCCGGCCTGCAACGGCTCCGGGGTCGTCCAGACCGACCTGGCGGTGGTGGCGGCGGTGGCCACCGTCTGCGAGGTCTGTGAGGGCAGGCGGTTCGACGCGGCGGTCCTGCAGCACCGGCTCGGCGGAAAGGACATCAGCGAGGTCCTCGCGCTGTCGGTCAGCCAGGCGGCGGAGTTCTTCGGCGAGGGCGGCGTGCGGCTGCCCGCCGCGCGGGTGATCCTCGGCCGTCTCGTCGACGTCGGGCTCGGCTACCTCACCCTCGGGCAGCCGCTGAGCACGCTCTCCGGCGGTGAGCGGCAACGGGTCAAGCTGGCCACCCACCTGGGGGAGAAGGGTGGTCTGTACGTCCTGGACGAGCCCACCACCGGGCTCCACCTCGCGGACGTCGAGCGTCTGCTCGGCCTGCTCGACCGGCTGGTCGACGACGGGAGGTCGGTGGTGGTCATCGAGCACCACCAGGCAGTGGTGGCCCACGCCGACTGGATCATCGACCTCGGCCCCGGCGCCGGCCACGACGGCGGGCGGGTCGTCTTCGAGGGGACCCCGGCCGACCTGGTCGCCTCCCGCGCCACCCTGACCGGCACGCACCTGGCGGCCCACGTCGGCCGATGA
- a CDS encoding phage holin family protein: MTTPVHGSPDDLSTAALLERLTTQVSTLVQQEVAHATAEVKQKGARMGVGLGISGAGLALVAGGGATLVATAVLALALVLAAWLAALVVAVVLLVVGGVLALVGVKQAQHSVPVPQDTIASVQRDVATLKESAHR; encoded by the coding sequence GTGACCACCCCCGTGCACGGCAGCCCCGACGACCTCTCGACCGCCGCGCTGCTCGAGCGGCTCACCACCCAGGTCTCCACGCTCGTGCAGCAGGAGGTCGCGCACGCCACCGCCGAGGTCAAGCAGAAGGGCGCCCGGATGGGCGTGGGCCTGGGCATCTCCGGAGCGGGCCTCGCGCTCGTGGCCGGCGGTGGCGCCACCCTCGTGGCCACCGCGGTGCTCGCGCTGGCCCTCGTGCTGGCCGCCTGGCTCGCCGCCCTGGTCGTCGCGGTCGTGCTGCTCGTGGTCGGCGGCGTGCTCGCCCTGGTCGGCGTGAAGCAGGCGCAGCACTCCGTGCCGGTGCCCCAGGACACCATTGCCAGCGTCCAGCGCGACGTGGCCACCCTGAAGGAGAGCGCCCACCGATGA
- a CDS encoding DUF3618 domain-containing protein: protein MSEHPTTPSTRPRPPEQSREETRAELAATVDALTRKLDVTARAKSGAHDAYQALADRHGARLIVFGGTAAAVLALVLLRKLVTR from the coding sequence ATGAGCGAGCACCCGACCACCCCGTCAACGCGACCCCGTCCGCCCGAGCAGTCCCGGGAGGAGACGCGGGCCGAGCTCGCCGCCACCGTCGACGCACTGACCCGCAAGCTCGACGTCACCGCCCGGGCGAAGTCCGGTGCGCACGACGCGTACCAGGCCCTGGCCGACCGGCACGGTGCCCGCCTCATCGTGTTCGGGGGCACGGCGGCCGCCGTGCTCGCCCTCGTCCTTCTCAGAAAGCTGGTCACCCGGTGA
- a CDS encoding DUF4235 domain-containing protein has product MSAAKIIYFPVNLVVSIAGGVLAGAVFNQVWKRLGDNDVEPKPADLDQPARQVFLAAAAHGLVYGLVKAAVSRGTAKGFRKAVGTDPVQQ; this is encoded by the coding sequence GTGAGCGCAGCGAAGATCATCTACTTCCCGGTCAACCTCGTCGTGAGCATCGCCGGCGGTGTGCTCGCCGGTGCCGTGTTCAACCAGGTGTGGAAGCGCCTCGGCGACAACGACGTCGAGCCTAAGCCGGCCGACCTCGACCAGCCCGCGCGACAGGTGTTCCTCGCCGCAGCCGCCCACGGGCTGGTCTACGGCCTCGTCAAGGCCGCGGTCAGCCGTGGCACCGCCAAGGGTTTCCGCAAGGCCGTGGGGACCGACCCGGTGCAGCAGTGA